In a genomic window of Glycine max cultivar Williams 82 chromosome 13, Glycine_max_v4.0, whole genome shotgun sequence:
- the LOC100795891 gene encoding uncharacterized protein: MPHRTRPMTALLLFTALNAVLCATITPVYDFVCFHPYWERRRERHRQQREATIANSST, encoded by the exons ATGCCTCATAGAACCCGACCCATGACGGCACTCTTGTTGTTCACCGCACTAAATGCAGTTTTATGTGCAACCATTACTCCAGTCTAtgattttgtttgctttcatccGTATTGGGAAAGAAGG AGGGAAAGGCATCGCCAGCAACGTGAAGCTACTATAGCTAACAGTTCAACATAG